The following are from one region of the Methanospirillum hungatei genome:
- the albA gene encoding DNA-binding protein Alba: MQDDNTVFVGNKPVMNYVLAVVTQFNNGAEEVTVKARGKAISRAVDTTEIALNRFLLDVEKKSIFTSTEEVDTESGKTHVSSIEITLISRK; encoded by the coding sequence ATGCAGGACGACAACACCGTTTTTGTGGGAAATAAACCAGTCATGAACTATGTTCTGGCGGTTGTCACCCAGTTTAACAACGGAGCAGAAGAAGTAACCGTAAAAGCCAGGGGAAAGGCAATATCCCGGGCAGTGGATACCACAGAAATAGCGCTGAACAGGTTTTTACTGGATGTGGAGAAAAAATCCATCTTCACATCTACTGAAGAGGTAGACACGGAAAGTGGTAAAACCCATGTCTCTTCAATAGAAATCACCTTAATCTCCAGAAAATAA